GACGCGGGCATGCGACGGCCGACCCTCGACGACGTGTTCCTCCGGCTCACCGGGCACGCGACCGCGGGGGAGGGCGACGACTCCGACACGCCCGGCGGATCCGACCCCGCGCCCGGCCGCCGCGCCGCCGGCCGGGCGCACGGGACGGACGCGGCATGACCGCCGTGGAGGACCGTCGCGTCCCGCGCCCGCCGCAGCGGGTCACTCTCGGCACGTGGCTCGACGACGGCTGGATCGCCACGCGGCGCAACCTCATCAAGATCAAGCGGCTGCCCGACATCCTCGTCTTCACGCTGATCCAGCCGATCATGTTCGTGCTGCTGTTCAGCTTCGTCTACGCGGGCGCCATCGACATCCCGGGCAGCGACTACAAGGAGTTCATCATGGCGGGCATCTTCGCCCAGACCGTGGTGTTCGGGTCGACCTACTCGGGCTCGGCGATGGCGAACGACCTCAAGGACGGGATCATCGACCGGTTCCGCACCCTGCCGATGAGCCCGTCGGCCGTGCTCGTGGGGCGGACCAACGGGGACCTCCTCATCAACGCCCTCTCGATGGTCGTGATGCTCGCGACAGGCCTCGCGGTGGGCTGGCGCGTGCGGTCGAGCCTCGGCGAGGCGCTCGCCGGCGTGGGCCTCCTCCTGCTGTTCGCGTACGCCCTCTCGTGGGTGATGGCGCTGCTCGGGATGAGCGTGCGGAGCCCGGAGGTGATCAACAACGCGTCGTTCCTCGTGCTCTTCCCGCTCACCTTCA
The genomic region above belongs to Clavibacter phaseoli and contains:
- a CDS encoding ABC transporter permease, giving the protein MTAVEDRRVPRPPQRVTLGTWLDDGWIATRRNLIKIKRLPDILVFTLIQPIMFVLLFSFVYAGAIDIPGSDYKEFIMAGIFAQTVVFGSTYSGSAMANDLKDGIIDRFRTLPMSPSAVLVGRTNGDLLINALSMVVMLATGLAVGWRVRSSLGEALAGVGLLLLFAYALSWVMALLGMSVRSPEVINNASFLVLFPLTFISNAFVPSDTLPTPLRVFAEYNPVSSVVLAARQLFGNVPPGTPVPEAWTLQHPITTTLAWAAVLLVVAVPLAVRKYRTISTR